AATTCTAAAGTTACCATAACAGGCTCAGTACTCACAGCTGGTAAACTTCATTGTGAAGAATTGATGGATCATGATAGAACTCTGGCCTTAGCAAGGAACTCGGACTCTTCTCCTATGTATGTTATGAAGAAACAACATGAGTTGTTGACTTCACTGTCTTGGGTTCAAAGGTGGCTTCATAAGAGATCAGCCACTGCACAAAATAGGCCTAAGTCAGTGGTGGTTTGTGAGCCTTGTGACTCAAAGTCGGAACTTGGTGATTTCCAAAAGAAGCAGGTGCCAAGCATTGCTGCCATGGCGCTCATGGGAAAGGCAATAACCGGTTTTCAACCATGTGAATTCCAAATAAGAGGCCCCTGTCTAGTTTGGAATACCGTAGTTTCTGAAATAAGTAGCAGCAACAGTTACTTTGCTTCAGGTTAGTCCTCCAGACATTGCTGATTACCTTGTTGGTCAGTGAATGCATGATGAGGAGAAGAGTGCTCTGGCTTAATAAGTGATCATGCAATCAATTGCATTTTGGAGCGCAGTGTCGATTTTGATGGTGCTAGTAAGTACATAGCTTGTTTTAGATTTGGCTTCTTGTGTTTGCTTAGATAGGATTAGCTTTGTATCTAACCACTATGATGAGAATGCCAGACACCTTGTTTCTTGAACAGGCCAATCATCTGGCTGCTTTCGTCAATGCGTGAGAGGGATCTAGATGCTGCTGGCTGCTGCAGTAAGTTCTAAAGCAGTTTGGTATTTTATATTTGCCTAGCAGGCGATGAGATCACTGTACATGTTTGTAGTAGTGGCTGAGATTCAGTTCATTGGACAGTTGAACCATGCGATCTTTACTTTGTTGTTGAAGACACTGTGACTTCCTCCTCCTTTCACCTCGTAGAAAGGTCTTCCTCGATTAACAATTAACCAATAATGAGCTAAATGTGTTACATTCCTAGCCTATTCCGGTGTTTGGCTGGGTGGAGCTACGAGTCGGTTGGATTATTAGTTTTTGGTTTCGAGTTCTTGATTATAATCTGTGATGTAGTGTATTTAGGTGACTGCACCTTGTTCATTTTACAGTTTCTTGCATCATGTCCTGCACAACTTTGCTATTAGCTGTTATGGTTTTCTTTGATTTGTTTAAGCCAAGGTCTTTCAGAAATAATCCCCTCTATCTCTAAAAGGACTGTGTACACTACACCCTCACCACCTTAAGGGATTTCACTGggtttgtttttattattgatgttttGGCGTCATCTGCATGCTGACTTTACTGTAGTCAGTCTTCTTCTTGGACACCCTGAGTTTCAACGAGAAGTGTGTTACTAAGAACGTTACTGGAATGTCTCTAGACCTGATACAGTCCATCTTATTTGCGATGTCTATTTTTCCTAAGCAATCTTAGGCTGTGTAGTAATATTCTATTCCCATCATTACAGCATCCTACGACTCAGGTCTTTGTCATCCATTTTGTACAAGAAACAAACGAGTGCAAAGTTGCAGCATATTGTTCATCAACGCATTCAGAAAAATAAAACTCGGAGAGTTAAGTCTTAACAATATAGAGACCTTCAGTGCAAATGTCAAATgctttttggttaaaaattacCCATGGGGCATTGTTCGATTCACCCACTACACACTCTTTAGAGGATCTCTGTGCATGAGATAATTAAAAGAAAGCT
The sequence above is a segment of the Solanum lycopersicum chromosome 10, SLM_r2.1 genome. Coding sequences within it:
- the LOC101263256 gene encoding F-box protein At2g16365, translating into MDLNIPALEALDCLDKEVGHKLPDLNLELPSLTDKLEPTSSTTHSLDLRLFLGHNEQPSPLKADFSLATLLEDKPGSRWVKRLKLSASSNVKANKSHRKNSKVTITGSVLTAGKLHCEELMDHDRTLALARNSDSSPMYVMKKQHELLTSLSWVQRWLHKRSATAQNRPKSVVVCEPCDSKSELGDFQKKQVPSIAAMALMGKAITGFQPCEFQIRGPCLVWNTVVSEISSSNSYFASG